The Aeoliella mucimassa genome includes the window GAGAGTTCGGCCAGCTGCGTCAGCAGGCGGGCGGCGGCTCCGGAGTCGATGGCCTCGGCGGCCAGCTTGGCTGCATCGGCTGGTTGGTCGGCTTTGCCGGCTGCGATCAATCCGGCGGCTGCGTTGAGGATCACCACGTCGCGCGGGGGGCCTTGCTCTCCGTCGAGGAGTCGGCGAACCAGCGCGGCGCTTTCGTCCGGCGTGTCGATCGACAGTGCTTCGACCGGCGAGGTCGTCAATCCAAAATCCGCAGGGGTCCAAGTGAACGCATCCATCGAATCGGGCGTGACCCGCAGCACCTCGGTGGGACCGCTGCAGGAGACGTCGCCCATGCCATCGTGGCCGTGCACGACGAGCGTGCAAGCGGTGCCGAGTCGCTGCATGGCCGCAGCAAGCAGCTCGGTCAACTCGCCCCGCCCTGCCCCGAGCAGTTGGTACTCGGCCGCAGCGGGGTTGGCCAGCGGACCAAGCACGTTAAAGATAGTGCGGATGCCGAGTTGCCGGCGCACTGGGGCGACGTGCCGCATGGCTGGATGGGCGAGCGGGGCAAAGCAAAAGCAAAGCCCCAGTTGGTCGAGGCAAGCTTCGACCTGTTCGCGACTCGCGTCGAGATTCACGCCGAGTGCGGCGAGCACGTCGGCCGAACCGCTGCGGCTCGTAACGCTGCGATTGCCATGCTTGGCGACCGGCACTCCCGCCGCGGCAGCGACGATGGCCGCGGTGGTGCTGATGTTGAACGTCTGCGAACTTCCGCCGCCGGTGCCGCAGGTGTCGAGCAGCCCGGTGCGAGCGGTACGGATGGTGGTCATGTGTTGCCGCATCGCCGTGGCGGCTCCCACCACCTCGTCGACTGTCTCCCCCTTGGCGGCAAGCCCCGAGAGGAGCAAGCCGATTTCCTCATCGGTGCAGGCACCCTGCATCATGAGGTCCATGGCGGTGTGCATTTGGTCTTCGGTGAGATCGATGCCGCCAGCGACACGACCGATGAGTTCTGCAATTTGTGGATTCATGTTGGAAGAAATGAAGGCTCGAAACTAGTCGGAAATAGGAGCAGCTACAGTGATCATGTGTTTTTGCAACCCTCCAGCGTATCATACCTGATAAGGCAAGCCCATCTGTCCTCTTGCTGCGGATTGTGCTATGGTGCGCGGCTCGGGACGGGGGCAAGGCAGCGGAGTTGCCTGCCGAATTGAGACAAACCCATGTTTAGCCGCGAGAGGTACTGATGCCCCGCAAAGTGATTTTGGATATGGATCCTGGCTACAGCGACGCTGTAGCGTTGTGCGTTGCGCTGGCCGCCGAGGAACTGGACGTGGTGGCCGTGACCGCAACCGGCGGTAACGTGGGGCCTAAGCTCACGAGCCGCAACGTGCAGGCGATCATCGAGCAGCTCGATCCGAAACGCTGGCCCCGCATTGGAGGGGCCTCGCCCGACCAGATTCTCCGCACCGACGCCCGCCACTTGCACGGCGAGGATGGCCTGTGCGGCGCGAACTTCCAGGTTGCTGAACTGGCGAACCGCCATATGTCGGTCAAAGTGCTCGGCGACGAGATTCGTCGCGCTCCGGGTGACATTACGCTGATCGCGACCGGACCGATGTCGAACGTGTTCGACCTGCTGCGTTACGATCCCGATTTGGCCAGCCAGATTGGGCACCTGATCATGTGCGGAGGTGCGGTTGCCGCGCCGGGCGACGTGACTCCCTCGGCTGAGT containing:
- the trpD gene encoding anthranilate phosphoribosyltransferase, with translation MNPQIAELIGRVAGGIDLTEDQMHTAMDLMMQGACTDEEIGLLLSGLAAKGETVDEVVGAATAMRQHMTTIRTARTGLLDTCGTGGGSSQTFNISTTAAIVAAAAGVPVAKHGNRSVTSRSGSADVLAALGVNLDASREQVEACLDQLGLCFCFAPLAHPAMRHVAPVRRQLGIRTIFNVLGPLANPAAAEYQLLGAGRGELTELLAAAMQRLGTACTLVVHGHDGMGDVSCSGPTEVLRVTPDSMDAFTWTPADFGLTTSPVEALSIDTPDESAALVRRLLDGEQGPPRDVVILNAAAGLIAAGKADQPADAAKLAAEAIDSGAAARLLTQLAELSHRPAE
- a CDS encoding nucleoside hydrolase; this encodes MPRKVILDMDPGYSDAVALCVALAAEELDVVAVTATGGNVGPKLTSRNVQAIIEQLDPKRWPRIGGASPDQILRTDARHLHGEDGLCGANFQVAELANRHMSVKVLGDEIRRAPGDITLIATGPMSNVFDLLRYDPDLASQIGHLIMCGGAVAAPGDVTPSAEFNIYCDSEAAKQVFGSPVTKTLIPLDVTRNVMLTFDFLERLKKRDSRTSNLLQRILPGAYRSARQHLGVEGVYVNDAVAVVAAMRPSLFTIERMYGDVETAGTLTHGATVFDRRPNSVEQPNIDVAMEMDAAAVEAVIVQTLESAP